CCCCAAGGGGCACCCACAGACTGAGCCTCCCAGAAAACGTGGCCCTCGCACCATATGGCTGAGAAGCCAGCGTGTCTTCTCCCATGGGTTGATTCCGGATGTGTGGCAGGTGCTCCATCCCAGAGTTGGTGCTAGGGGACGTCTGGCCTGGAGCAGCACACATAGGCAATAAAAAGGCCAGTTTCCTCGTTGTCACAGGGCTCCAAGTATATGGAGGAATAACTGTAATTACCTCCAAAATCAATGTTTTTCACCCTGAGTACAGGTTGCAGAAACATTCCCTGTTACAGTTTTTGGCTAGAGGCTCACACTGACCAAAGTAAGGTGGAAACTCCTTGTGACAGTCTCCAAAATGAGGCTGCGGGATGAAGCAGCCCCTGAAACTGGGTCTCTGGACTCCTTTCGGATATGTCTCTTCAGCACACCGTGTGCACAGTTGTCCCGTTGGAGCCCCCTGATGCCACCCCACCATTTCCAGCATCATCTTTGACTTTCTTCTCTGAGTCTGAGACAGGTTTGGGTCTCTCCTGCCTGGTAAATGCTGTTTCAATGCCTCTGAGACACAACTGCATATCCTCCCGGAAGGAGGGGGTGTACAGTCCATAAATGACGGGATCGGTGCATGTGTGCAGCAAGCcaaagaggaagaagctgtggttGATGTACTCAGGCATCCTTTGGATCATGTCTGGCTGGAACCAGTACCACAAGCCCAAGAGGTAATACGGAGTCCAGCAGATGATGAAGGTAGCAACAATCACTATGGTCATCTTGAGAGTCTTCATGCGTGCCTTGGAGATGTGGTCGTTTCTATTTCTTATCATCAGACCTGCCAGGGGAGAGTCAAAAGGCTAACTGTAGATAGCCAGGAAccaggaaaacaggaaaacaaaaacatccgTGACTGCCGGAGTCACTCTATCTGCCAAAGAGGGGAAGATTATCTTACGGTCTGGTCAaatgcccacagaaagcagagggcagtGAGCATGGGGGTCAAGAAGACTGTGTCAAGCGCCCCAGCTGGGTTACCGCAGGGTGCTGGTGGGCTGCTCTATGCCAAGGTTTATCTCCTCTTACAGTGGCTTAGTGCAATTCATGGGCACAGACCATGACGAATACCAGTTTTCAGAGTGGCTACCCTTCAAGTGAACAGTTGCTTATAAAGCCAGGTTGAGGTCTGACCCTACAAAGCCAAGGGCATGAAGTCAGTAAGACACCAGACACCTTCAAACTGTTCCCATGCACCTTTCCTGCAGGCCTTGGATGGCGCAAGGAGAACCTGGAGATCCTGGCACAGGTgggcaaaaaaacccagagagaAGCCATAGCCTTTGCCACCCCTTGCCATGGCGTGTAATTTCTTGCACAAGACTTTCTCTAAAACACTTCCCCCCATGAAACTCTCTGTTATTTTCCATCAGAGgtgactttgcacttcccttaaTATTGCCTGGCCTTGGAGAAGCGAGAAGATCTGTCTAACCCTACAACCAAATACCCCTTTGAAATCACAGGGGTTTGGGATGGACCCAACAACACTCAAGGATAGAACAGGATTGATCGGATGGAGTCGTGCTGAATATTAAATGGCCACGGCCCGCTTACCTTTGTTGATCTTTAGCTGCTTACTGATTTCCCATATGATTCGGATGTAGCAAATAATCATGACACTCAGCGGGGTGATGTAGAGGGTGGTGAAGGTGAACATGTTGTAGACAGtttcttcccagtgctcttggAAACTGCCGTGAGTGACACACTGGGTGAAATTCACTCCCGGGATGGTATGCAGGTggaaaaggaaaagctgaaatCAAAAACCAAATAACAACTCAGAGGTGCTGTGAAACAGGGCACTACATCCTGAAAATGTTCCTAGCTGGGTTACTGAGGACAGTCTCCTTCTGCTGTTGGACTGGGAGACACGCTCTGGTGTCTCCCAGGCTAATTCACAGGTTTGGCCAGGATGGATGGGATCGGCCATCTGTGAAGTCCTATTTGCTATCTCAAAAACCTCATTGTTTTGGAGGTAGAAGTGAGTTAGGGTCTACGCTTGAGTAGACGGAAGACAGTGTCCCCTGCAAATCTCCTTCAGGACTCAGCGGGTTTGGGCTCTGCCTGAGCACTGAAATGTGGCCTTCACTCTTTACTTTCTGTCCTACCTGCATGTTAATTTGGTCAGTAATTGGTCTGGTTTGTCTTGGTCCAGTCCAATTTTTTTCGTAGTAGCACAATGATGCATTTCTAGGAGCAGATAGCCACATGCATcagagtttaaaaataattgctcCTAGAGTTTTCCCCCCTACTTATATAAAGTCCATGTTTTAGTGAGCCAGTGTAATAAGCAAGGTGTAAAACGGTGCTGAGCACCGTGTTGTCCCGGTGCCAGTGAGGTCCATGGCTGGGGATGGCCTTGGCCGAGCCCTACCTGGGGCGAAGCCAGCAGGACGCTCGCGGCCCAGGCGACGCAGAGCAGGAGCTTGTTGCGCCGGCGGGCGCTGGCGAAGGCGAAGGGGCGGAGGACGGCCGCGTGGCGGTCCAGGCTGATGACCACCAGCACCAGGGCGGCCGCGTACATGGCGAAGAGCTTGAGGAAGTTGAGCAGCTTGCAGGAGAGGTCGCCGGCGTACCACTGGACCGTCACGTTCCACACGGCGTCCAGCGGCATCACTGCCACCGTCACCAGCAGGTCCGCCAGCGCCAGGCTGAGGATCAGCGGCCGCACGTGggacttcctcctcttcctcatgaGGCTGCAGAGCACCGCGGCGTTGCTGCATGCCGCTAGCAGGAAGAGGACGACGGTGACAATGACACGGATCCTGGCGGCTGGCGTGAATGTGGGCTCGACCCAGTGCTCGGGACAGCTGGAGGCAGAAATATTGGCATCGCCCTCGGCGGCGGGCTGGTGAGGAGATGCTCGGTGCTGCTCTTCAGGCATTCCCTGGggaaaagcaaacagcaaaaaaagcaaaaaatggcAAACCCTTTTAGTGCTTTAGTGCGTTGTGGCTTAAATATGagcaattatatatataatattatatataaatgaAGAGAAACTGGGAGGCTGGCGGATGCCCTGCGCGGGAGGGTTGGCGAGGAGCCAGAGGCCCTTCCGGCAGCGATGGCAGCGGTCTGCCGCCGTCCAGGCCACCTCGTCCGGGCTTTGCGGCTGCTTTTGTGGAGCCGCGGAGTCTCCCGTTCCCGGTTACACGGCCCATGTGGTCCTCTCCCGGCTCGCGCTCCCCACCTTGCCGTAACTATAGCAATCGCTCGCAGCGATAGGTATTTTTAGCTCTTTGCAGTGCGGTTCAGCAGCTGggaagcggccggggcggcgTGACGCGGTGGCCGCGATGCTCCCCAGGGCCGCGGCTGTGCGGCTCGCCGCGCCGGAGCTGCGCCGGAGCCGGCGTCGCGCAGCTCCCCGGGGAGCCCCGCTCGGGGCAGCTTGCTCAGAGTCAAGGTTTCAGCACGGGACGGTCAGCAGGGACTTTTCAAGCAGGCTTTGCcttttaaacccccccccccccccaagggcgcTTTCACGTGTTCAAACTTAACTTTTGCAGGAAGCCTCCGTGCCCTGCTGCCGCGCGGTGCAGGCACGGCCGGGTGGGGGACAAGGGGGTGAAGACCCCCCTCGTCGCCGGCGGTGCTGAGCCCGCGGTGCTGGGGACGCCAcggggagcagagctgggcagagggggtggcaggagcaggggcaCACGCAGGGTGGCCGTGggggcgacccccccccccccccccgtaatcCCCCCACCCCGGTTTCGCTGAATCGCCCTTTGCTCCTGAGCGCGACCGGCTCGACGTTTCAGCAACTCGCATTTCAAGGGCGACTGCTTGGACCTCGCAGGGCAGCGCAAGCCCGTAACGTTCCCAACTGCTGCGAGGTCTCATGGTGCTTTAAGCACCTTCCGCTTTACAGATACCAAAATAACGCCTCCCCCCGCTTCGCAGAAATGAAAGAGCAGCATTGAGCAAACCTGCCTCTCCTCTCTCCAGCCCAGGCAGGACCGCGACGCCGGCACCTTGCCGCaagcctccctcctgcagccgctTCCTCTGCACCCAGCCCGCGAGAACCGCCTGCCCTGCTGCGCTCGCCCCCCTCCTTCCACACCAAAAAGcagacagcaaaaagaaaaggcaggaaaaagtaCCAAACTGATTGCTGCCTAGCTCGGAGGAACGGGAGGAGCCCCGTGCCGCCGTCCTGGTTCAGTCCTGCTGCCGTACCTGGAATACGCATGAAGGGAAAGGGCTCCTTCTCCTCCCGCCGCCTGCACTCGGTGCCCGGGAACCTCAGGCTCCTCTTCTGCAGCGTCGGCAGCCCGGCACTGTGCCGCGACGCTGCTGCGGCTCCGGCGCGGGAGCGGGGAGCACCGCGGCACGGGGGTTAGCCGGCCACGCCGCGCGCGAGGAAGGGGGAAGGCGGCGGTTCGGGCACGGCGCGCCGGGGGCCGAGCCTCGAGCCGTGCTGTTGCAGCACAGGCGTACGCCCGCGGCGCCGTACGGAGCGGGCAGAACTGATATAAGCACCTCCCGCACTGGTCCGTATGGGGGAGCACGGCCCGAGCGGCGCCTGGGCAGGCGCCCGTCCCAGCAGAGCACCCACGGAGCGGGGAAAGCCGAGGGACCCGGTCCTGGCGCTCCGGGCAGCAAGCCGGCATCCTTCTCCTCGCGCGCTTAACGAGCTGCCCACTTTAAGATTTAATGAGCAGGCAGCGGGGACAATGACAAATCTGCCGTATTCTAAGGAATGGCCAAAATTCAAGATGTTGCCTCTGGTGTTACGGCCAAGTGTGGCCCCATCAGGGATAACTGCCAACCCTCAGTGCATCGGTTTTCTATAAATACAGGAAAATGAGTTAATTATCCCTGGAGATTCTGATGAAGGCTCTGTTGCTTAGACAACCATAGGACTCGcagcgcacacgcacacacacacacacacacaagtgatGCTCCTGGGCCACGCAGGTCCTCGTGAGCACCACCGGGGTGGACACAGGTACGTGCCTGGACTGGGAATCTGCTAATGAGGGAATTAAACACAGAGGGAAACTGAGGTCATTTTGCCATTTGAGAAATACACTCTTTCCTCTGCACTTTCTCAGCTCCCTTTTTGCTCTTTTCGTATTTATTTCAGCGCAACGCGGTGCAAGCAAACCCTGAACGTGCTGCACGAAACCCGGGAGGGACAAAGCGCTCACAAGGCCTTAAAACCCACGATGCGCAGTGCAAAGGCTGGGATGGAAAACGAGCCCGTGCAGCTTTTCCAGCCAGCAAAAGGAGGGAGGATTGCAAAAGCAGAAGCTGTGGGGCTGCCAGAGGGCCAGCAACGGGCAGGAAGGGGATTTGCACCAGCCCCCCGGAGCAGGGCTCGCCGTGCGGGTGAAGCTGCGGCCGCTGTGCCCCAGCGCGTCCTTGCAATGAGATGATTAAAAGATGGGAAGCCCGTGTCTGCTCAGCTGTGTTTCAAGTGTTTAGTCTTCCCTCGGCTTATAACAAAACCGACGCTGGGACCCGCAGGACAAAGCGCTCTGGCTGCGGGCAGAGCAGCGAGGCCCCGCGCGGGAGGCGGTGCTCGAACGCGCTGCACCAAAGCACCGCTGAAAGCCCAGGAAAATTACCCCAATGAAGTTTTTGCACCGGAGGAAACGAACATTAATTTTTAGCAAAGCTGCTGTGCCCTGAAGGAAAATATATCTGCTTGCATGACTGTTCAAACTGCCGACTTATCACCGGGGAGGTGACCCATCCGGACCCGGTGCCCGGCGTGCCGCCGGCGCGGAGTCGCAGGAGGACGGCAGCTCTGTCGAGCAGGGTTTCCAGGGCCGTAGCTAAAGGGAACGCTCTTGTATTTTTGTGCAGACTTCTCAAATCAGGTCCTCGGCTCCAGCCGGCGCCGTCTCGGCACGCGCGGAGCACGGCGCTGGCACCTCCCTGCTCGTACGCGCAGGGCGACGCTCTCGCCCCCGGTTTGCGCTCGAGGCCCAGCGGCACCAAGCAGGGCGCTGACGCCGGAGCTGCCAAAATCCGAGAGAAACCCCACTGGCGGCCTTAGCAGGGGCGCTGCGGGGAATACACTTTCCCGGGAATACGCTTTCCTGGGCAAACACGGCGCTCAGCCGCCTCCTGCGCCAGCATCGAGGTCTGCTCCAAAGAGAGAAAACAGCTGGTCCCTGGCTTCCGAGGCTCGGCTGAAAATCAAATGTGGAATAAAGCCGTCCCCATGGTCCCGGCCGCTCCAACAAAAGAGTTTTACAGCGAGTTCAGCGCAACGTTTGGAAAAGCCATCCCCAGCGGCTCTGGGAATTAAAAGACACGAAACACATCCCAGGCACGCGCTTGATCCTCGCGGCCTCAGCAAGGGTGCACTCGAAGCCCCCGTACATCCCTGCGGAAAATCCCCCCGGAGCCGCACGCGAGAGggctgccgccccggccgcgggaaTCGTCCGCCGGCGCCGCTGGCTGCTGCACGGTGCGCGAGGAAGAGCGTGGTCCCTGGGaggaaaaaagcacagaaactgcAAGCACTTTGGACGGGAGCCTGTTTATTACAGCATCAGCCTTTTTTTTTGCATCAGCCTCCTGGTTAGAGTAGAGATTAATTCAGCGCCACATGGtaatccttaatttttttttttctttcattaagctCTTTGCACCTGCACTAAACCAATTAAATAGCGAGTCAGGAATGTATTCCCTGTTTGCCTGCCTTCCCAGCTGGATACCTCTTTGTCTGGAAACGGCCTCCCCTTCGCCGACGGCATGACGCGAGAGAGGGACAGGATTTTTCCTGGGGAGCGTAAACCTCGCTCGTGGCACCAGAAGGGCTTTGGTCCCGGTTCAGAggggaggctttcagcatgccgTCATGCAGAAATGTCCTGGCCCCGCGCTACCAATAAGTCTTATTTTGAGGGTGTGGTTCCTTGTTAAAATGACTATTTTCCTCTGGCGTTTGCACAGtaaattctcccccccccctttttttctttttgtctcctcGAAGGCCAGCTGGGATGTTGTCTGCTCAGCAGCCTTCAGCTGCATCTCTGGACAGATATTCCCAAACTGTTTTAGCCATCTGATTTTTGGGCTCAGGAGGCAGCGCTGGCCAGCAGGGCTTGTGTCCGGGCGCCCGGACGCGGGTGTTTCTGGGGATCCTGCCTCCGCGGGTCCTGCGAGCTGGCGCTGGTCCAAGTCCTCTGGATGCCGGGGTTGTACATCGACCTTGGCGGGCAGCGGGACGCGGGGAGCCACAGCACCTCCAGGCTCTGCGGATGGCACTTTTCCTCCCGAATCCGCACGGATCAGCGTCCCCGCTGCTGGGGCTGCGGAAACCAGGAAGCCGCAGCAGCTGCGGTAACGATCCAGCGGCAATTTCTGCACGAGCAGACTTAAAGGAAGGCGCAAGTAATGTCACGTGCAGCCGGGAACCTCGTGCTGGGAAGCTAGCAAAGGATATCGCTTCCGATCTGGTCAGCCTGGCGCGCGCGCCGTGGAGGCTGCTGGAAGGTCTGCTGATAGACCACGACCACTGACCGCGTCTCAGGGGAAAACCTGCCTTTCCCACCTCCTTCCGGGGAGCTGCAAAGGAGCCAACACTGCTCCTTCTCCCAAAGGCAGAGGGACCGGAGCAGGTGGAAACGACCCCATACGGAGCTTTCACCTTGCCCAGCCAGAGCCTGGTGCAGGAGCAGCCGGGCGGCCGAGCTCCTCATCCCAGGCTGCCGGCCCTCCGCACCGCCCCGGCCCGTGTTTTTGGACGGTCTCTTCCCGTCAGCTGCCTCCGAAGCAATGCAAAGTGATGGATGAGGTGTGCGAGGCTGCAGGAAGCCACCCCGGGCTGCGACGTCTCCCCCTCCGagggcaggcagctgctgctcccgCCTGGGTGTCCGCACGGGGATTCCTGTCTGTTCGGGAGGACTCATGATTTCAGAtgcagaattttcctttttttttttttttttctctctcccctcttccctctccaaGGCCTGCATTGTCTCAGGAGCAACTTGTCCAAGGAAATTCTTGTCTCATGCTGGACTCGAAACAGAAAGTCTAGTCAGGGACATCTGACATGCGGTGTTGTTGCGAGTAAATACCAGCGTCCCTGAGGTCATTTCCTCGGGTTAGCGGTGAGCTCACCCCTGGAACGGCTTCCACCGTTACCCAAAGTTCACAGGCAGACAGACAACCGTGAAGGGCCCGGTTTTCACCCTGCCCGTCGAAAAACAGCCTCTGGGCTGCGGCTCTGCACTACACCGGCCCGCGGGAGCCCTGCCAGGGGATGAGCAGTGGCAAAGCAGATGCAGGTTGGTTGCAAGCACGGCAAAACCATACGGGAAAGGGTTTGCTTTCCCCGGCGGCAGGAAAGTCGCCTCCTGGCCAGCCCGTGCTTTAGGACTCGCCAGGTGAGGGGCTGCCGCTGCAACAGGAGCGGTTTGGGCAGAGCAGCGTGAGGGTGCTCCAGCCACATCCCTCCCAAAAAAGCAGCCCCCAAACGTGGCAGCGCACGTCTGAACAGGAGAGGGACGGGCCATGGCCACGTTGCACGGCCACGCCAGCAGGTGGGTGACAACTACTTTTGCCGAGCACCTTTCTCTACTTAGAGTGGCTGAATTCATCCCTAAGGGTTTATGGGAAAACATCGTGAAAATGGGCTTTGCAGCAATCGCATTTACACACTTAGCAGAAACCTTGCAAGCTCACAGACACTTCCCTCGGAGCTGCATCCCTGCAGCTCGAGCAGAGCCGCTGCACGGAGCTTTTCAACAGCCTGCGGAAGGCGGAAGGTGAACGGCAGCGAGTCCACGCTAACGCAAAGGATTTGCAGCTCTGCTCGAAATCACCACGGCTGGGAGAAAGCAAAcggaggagcagcctgcagccaccacactgcaaaggagtaaagcccGGCCATAAACCCAGGCTATTACTGGTCCTAGAGGATAAAATACTCCGGCACACGCGTGCTCTTGACTTCAGTTCTTGCACTGCAGGTTTGCCACAGCAGCAGGCACCAGCTCAAGCTCCATCTTGCAGCAGCACACACAGTCACCAGCATCATCCCATGCCCTTTAAGAGGACAAGTATCTCCAGGTGCTTTTCAGGCATTAACGAATTAGACCTTGGCCAGCTGTGAGCCCAGAACAGCCCATGAGCGTGACCACCACACCAAGTAGAGGGTTCGCTGTCCACAGCTGGGACAGCAGCGCTGCAACCCCCCGGgcccagccagccccacaggGAGTCAGCACCAAACAGCGAGGCAAAAAAGCAATCGCGTCTATCCCTATTTCTCGATCGGAGCTGATGCTATACCCCCTCACTCCATCCCTACGTCCCCCAAACTGGGCAGCGGCAGGACAAGCGCCCGCCGTGGCCCCGCCAACGTGCCGCCCGAGCCCCGGGGAGGCGATGCATTTCCCGTGCTCACCCAGCCCTGGCTGCTTCGCTGAGGCTGCCGAGTGGGAAGTTAATTAGCGTCGCTGCTCGGATTCGTTTGCAATCCCAGGGCTTTCACAGATAATCTGGGTCATCCAGTCGCCCTTCAGAAAAGTCCTCGTTTAGCAGGGAGGGTAAAACGCATCCCTGGGGTAACCCGCCTGGCACCAGCTCAGCCACATGCGGCATCTCTGTTGCCCACCAAGCTCAACACGTTGGCAAACTGCTGCTTCGGGCCATTTCTGCACGAAATAACACTGTTTCTGGATTCGGTTTCATGCATCGCATCGCTTGGAGGCCAATGCATTTTTTGATGCTGCAACCCATTGCTCGTCTTGTGTCTGAACAGCTCGCCTTGCGTTGCCCGGCGGTGCCCATCGCACCAAGCCACGCTGGGAGCCCAAGCCAAATACCCCGCAGGGACACTGTGGACCCAGACGGGGGACCCAAAGCACGCTTCGCATAACGTCGGCTGAAGTCTCATCCCCGTTAATACCGGGAAAGCCCAGCAAACGCAGCTCGCAGCTCCCCCATCCCCACAAAGCAACCCCGCTTCGTCCGGAAGGGCGTCCCGGagccgctgctggctcccgcgcGCTGCCGGGTGCTGCGGCCTCCTCCGGCGCTTGCGGCTCCTaccgccccggcgccggcaggAGCGCCCCAACCCAGCCAGCACTAAGTGGGTATTTTTCTTGAGCTGGAACAAATTAGGAAATGGAATGTTTTCCCTGTGACTAACGCATGGAATTGAACAATTTTGCCCTTGTTTTATATGGGTCCTAGTTGCTCTCCTTGTCTTTCCCTTTCATGCTCTCTTTCATCCTCTGCGTTTTTTAACTCCCTTCTGCCAGTTCTCAGCTTTGCCCCAGGATCATCCCGCCGGACTGGCAGGACCCGCTCACGTACAGCCGGGGGAAACGCCAGACCTCCTGTACTGCAGCAGTACGTTGGGCTGCAGCACAACCCGGCCGTGCAATGGGAAAAGCAAGGCTCTGCAAGCTaaaaaataatgtcttttctCTCCCAGCAAAAATCACATATGTCCTGCTTGGCCAGGTAACCCCCAAATCAGCCAACGCTTCCCCTGCTGCTCTCAGAGCTGGGGGATGAAGGTGACAGATTTGGGGCAATTACCAAGGAAGTTTCACAGGTCCATCAGCTGCTGGATCTGCCAAAGTCCAGGGTTTTGGTGACTGTTGGAAGAGCTTGTCATCACCCATAGCCAGCTTGTGGCTGTCACGGGCTGGACCTTCGGCCGTTGGGCCTGCACATCACACTGATCCAAACATCAAATACCTTCCTCTCTCCCACGCTTCCAAAATCAAAGACCCCAAGATATTATGGCCCCAAGACCATCTTTAAGGCCAGAAATCTTGGAATTTCCCTGCTGGTTTTCTTCCTAGTGCCCCTGGCCTGGGCCATTGCCCATTGCCATCCCCAGCTGGTGCCCAGGCAGACTTGTTACGGGAAAGTGATTATTACTTATGTCACAGAGATTTTGGCTATTTCTCCTCCCCTCTGCAAAACAAATTGCAAAAGGTAACATGCTATTAAAACTAACAGATGCTGGAGGTGTGTGAGGGGGTAAAACTCCTGAGCCCACAGGTTAAAATGCTGCTCTGCTCACGCCGGAGCGACCCTTTCCCTTCACTCGCTGCAGCCAGGACCATGCGCCCCATGGGAAAGGCCACGTTCCTCCACGTGCTTTGTTCAGGCCCCGTTCTGATTTTTCTTACAGTAAAAGCTGTATTTACAACTTCGTTGGTGCTCCAAGGAGTTAACACGGGATGGAAACCAGCTGCAATCCTTGCCATCTCCTCCTTCAGTATTTCTGGAGAGGACACAGGGttcttctttatttttgtcaAGGAGCACCATCTGCAAATCTGTTTGAGCAGGGCACTATGAATTATCCAGATGTTGCCTTTTCAACAGAC
This Apteryx mantelli isolate bAptMan1 chromosome 15, bAptMan1.hap1, whole genome shotgun sequence DNA region includes the following protein-coding sequences:
- the LOC106500264 gene encoding gonadotropin-releasing hormone II receptor-like; this encodes MPEEQHRASPHQPAAEGDANISASSCPEHWVEPTFTPAARIRVIVTVVLFLLAACSNAAVLCSLMRKRRKSHVRPLILSLALADLLVTVAVMPLDAVWNVTVQWYAGDLSCKLLNFLKLFAMYAAALVLVVISLDRHAAVLRPFAFASARRRNKLLLCVAWAASVLLASPQLFLFHLHTIPGVNFTQCVTHGSFQEHWEETVYNMFTFTTLYITPLSVMIICYIRIIWEISKQLKINKGLMIRNRNDHISKARMKTLKMTIVIVATFIICWTPYYLLGLWYWFQPDMIQRMPEYINHSFFLFGLLHTCTDPVIYGLYTPSFREDMQLCLRGIETAFTRQERPKPVSDSEKKVKDDAGNGGVASGGSNGTTVHTVC